tctagtatttagactaatattgaaatagtcatttggctgaacagcatccagacccgttagaatcttatagacctgaatcatatccccccttagtctcctttgctcaaggctgaacagattcagttccgctaacctctcctcgtaagacattcctctaagaccaggaatcattctcgtagctcttcgttgcaccttttctaaggcagcaatgtccttcttgaggtatggtgaccaaacctgcacacagtattctaggtggggtcttaccaaggaattatataagtgtaacatcacctcccttgacttaaactccacacatctagagatataacccaacattctgttcgccttttttattgcttccccacattggcgagagtgggacatggaagcatcaacatacataccgagatctttctcgtaatcagctacctttatttcagtggaacccataaaatatctgtactgtatatttctgctccctgcatggattaccttacatttatctgtgttaaatttcatctgccaagtatcagcccattcgctaattaaatccagatcccgttgaagcctctctgctgcttgattagtatctgctaccccgcccaccttagtgtcgtctgcaaatttaaccagtttactgtatgtattcgtgtcaatatcattaatgtaaattaggaacaatagtggtcctaaaattgaaccctgcggtaccccactataaacggaggcccactgtgacatagtgcctctaataactactcgctgcttcctatcagttagccagtttttgatccaagctgccacagttcctaaaattcctgcagctttaagctttaacaagagccgtttgtgggggacaacatcaaaggctttctggaaatctaagtaaatcacatcataggcctttttgtgatcaatttcacttgtagcttcctcgaAAGGAAtcagtgttaaaaaaaaaattttttgtaatttttaaaaaattttttgaATTATATTTATTGAGGTATTTTTTCGAATTTCAGACatatagaaagaaaaaaaaaataatcacaaaaaaagacaaaacacatCTTCAGATAGATTCAATTCAGCAGTCAACCACGTCGCTGTGTAGAAGCAATAAAGAATGGtcaaaaagataaaaataaataaataaatagatttttACTCAGTGAGACATTGtgaataataatgacaataaaaatacagataTTAATATATAATCACCCAGGTACTTAAAACAAGAATGATAGgggaagtaaaaataaaaataaaaaatagagaaCAAAAAATTTGTAAGTGTCAGCACTATCGATAACTTTAACAAGAGATAAAtcgggaaaaaaaataaatggtgtATTAACACCGACACTACGACTACAAGGGTTCAAGTAGTGTCACGATTATCAGAAATTTTTAACAGGTGATTGAAAAGAGGCCTCCAAGAAGCTTCAAATAAATCTATATGTCCAGACATACTATATCTAAGCCTTTCTATATGCAGGGAGGAGGAAAGTTCAGACAACCAGATCTTGAATAGTGGCCTTGACTTATTCTTCCACATGCAGAGAATAGATTTTTTTGCGATCACCATTCCATACTGTATAGGCACTCGGAAAGCCTTGTTAAGATGCTGCAAGGAGACTGACCAGCCAAGAACGGCAGTTGCAGGATCTAAGGGAAGCTCGCAGGCATAAACTTCTgaaagaaattgaaaaacttCTGACCAGAATTCACCGACTTTAGGGCATGCCCAAAAAAGATGACCAAGCGATCCCTCAGCAGATTCACATTTATTGCAGAGAGAGGAAATAGTGGGATAAAAGGTATTAAGTTTAACCCTAGAGTAATGTAATCTATGTAACACCTTGTACTGAATAAGTTGGTATCAGTGTTAAATTTGTTGATTGTTGTGTCGTAATGGCAGCCAGTAAATTTCGTTGTACTTGTGTAGTAACTTTATTGTGAATAAAGTTTCACTTTTCTGATTTATAAATTGTGTGACAAACGTTGTGCGTGCACAGGTGTGGCAGGGCCTGGACGTAGTAAAGATGGCCCGCAGGATGCTGGGAGAGACTGACCCTGCTGACTCCCTGCCAGGGACCATCAGAGGGGACTTCTGCATGGAGGTGGGCAGGTATGTGTTAGATGgcagggggggagaaaccagcAGTAAGGAGATGGCGCTACAGCCATTCTGCGCTATCAGTTACTGACAAGTCTGACCAGCTCACCATTACATATTAGCCTTACTGGGAGTTAAACCAAAGCGACTGAGAGGAGTAGTTGACTCACCTACCATGGGTTGGAACCCTTATTATCAAGGAACCAAAGAAGTTGTAGGGAGAGATGGCGGTCGTTTAGGGTTACGCTTTGGGATGTGGGTGGAGGGAATGGGATACTGGGGACAGACACGCAGGAGGAAGAGCGGGAATTGACAGTAGGGCTTTGATGTGTCCTCTGCAGGAACGTGATCCATGGCAGCGACTCTGTGAAGATGGCACAGAGGGAGATATCACTCTGGTTCAACCCAGATGAGCTGATCTGCTGGGAAAACAGCAGCCAGCCCTGGAGATACCAGTGAAAAGCACAGCAGCTAGCTGCTGGTAAACACGCTGCGGGCTCCTGTGTCCATCGTTACATACTGGCAGGACTCGTTCTGATATCTACGGCTTTCTGACTGTTTACTGCTGTTCTGCTGGGTGGCCGCAGTGCCTGTTATGAAGCATATCCTTGCTATTGTAATCTATGGTCATCTGTGGTAAGTTTTTATTGAGGCGGATACTCTGAATGGATGCTCA
This genomic window from Paramormyrops kingsleyae isolate MSU_618 chromosome 22, PKINGS_0.4, whole genome shotgun sequence contains:
- the LOC111836873 gene encoding nucleoside diphosphate kinase 3-like isoform X4: MKLVQPSEPLLKEHYWGLRQKPFFSGLIEYMRSGPVVAMVWQGLDVVKMARRMLGETDPADSLPGTIRGDFCMEVGRNVIHGSDSVKMAQREISLWFNPDELICWENSSQPWRYQ
- the LOC111836873 gene encoding nucleoside diphosphate kinase 3-A-like isoform X5, whose translation is MRSGPVVAMVWQGLDVVKMARRMLGETDPADSLPGTIRGDFCMEVGRNVIHGSDSVKMAQREISLWFNPDELICWENSSQPWRYQ